A stretch of DNA from Microcaecilia unicolor chromosome 10, aMicUni1.1, whole genome shotgun sequence:
gctatataacattggcacaccagttgacacctgaagactaatctctccgaaaacgtcctttattgaaataagcacgcttactcacagttaactgcagatcagaggttatgccccactggcaacgagtctccctggtactgagattagcagtaggtatgagctggcagaatgctgtacaatgccctctttcagccacattcaatggaagaactaagttctctaacgtggctaacacgtgaaagggatataaaactggcttacaaaaatggccattacctcatggactactggaaacaaaacagggcacactctgacccagtaagcagggtgaAAAGCACCATGgcagtagagcctaccaactaccaacatcgtgagcatttgccacaagctagtggaatcacggagaccaataccctacacccaccacaatgcactgctgatgtgactctgcagtgcgcataacagaaaaggtgtcacactcacccgagagccacatcagaaccagggaaaggctatcaCAGGATAGAActcattctgctgtcatagaggtgggtacggcatttgaggctggcatagaggctggaaaaaaagtttttaaagtgggtttttttggtgggagggggttagtgaccactgggggagtccggggaggtcatccccgattccctccagtggtcatctgggcagttggggcacttttttgggacttgttcgtgaaaaaaaaagggtccaaaaaagtgacccaaatcgcggtaaaaacgcctttttttcgattatcagctaaagacgcccatctctccttggccgataaccacgccccagttccaccttcaccacgcctccgacacgcccctgtcaactttacccgtttccgcgacagattgcagtgggaaacgcctaaaatcggctttcgattataccgatttgggcgcccatgggagaaagacgcccatttcccgatttgggtcgcaatataggcatttttctctttcgattataagcaggaaagtggatgcagcagctcacaggtttgcttgctgtgttttgagtgaacggcgacagctgcgtgggggagtggaaacagagatttccaaaatggcttccttccttacagtgggaCTAGATAGGCTGGCTCATTCCACGCCACTCTCTACTACcgaagttgcagcggcgaactggcgggcagcggtagtaaaagcaagcaggcaggctcgactccgtccttcgcttccctgccctctcagcctcccacccgaaaggaaatgacatcagaggaaggcgggacacagagagggcagggaagcgaaggacagagtcaagcctgcctgcctgcttgctgcttttactaccgccgcccgccaataccggcacaaaaaaaagcactgggtgtcatttgggggggcatgcccccctcgcccccccccaaactacgcccatgagggAATTTACTAGGGAACGCTGACACCCTACCCTGTATTGCAGACTCTCTGGTACAGATTGGAAATACAGCGAAAGTCACAATAGCTTAAAGAGGGGGGTATGTAATAAACCAGAGGCTCCACTCAGGCAGGATAAACAGTTTGATAGtaaatctagggttaccatattttgtcctctcaaaaagaggttacatgccccgcccctgccccacccacaccctgccccctgtcaccccctcccctgccccccatcacctcccctcccccgagactcctcctctccccttcttactATCAACTgctctgatggtctagtgacctcttcggggcaggaaagagccccctctttcctgcccggagcactgcccttgccctgtatcctgttgctgtgatggtctcgggattcaaaatggccaccgagagttgaagtctcgcgaggccgcttcaactctcgtggccattttgggtggtatgggtccccaaccctcaccagctgaagtgttttccAGCAccggccctgctctgtcttcccctcacatcctacatgctccttttagtgaaattgagcatgctcagtttcactaaaaggagcatgctggacgtgaggggaagacagagcagggcaggcaacgtggcggcaccagagactggcgctggacaacgcttcagctggtgggggttggggacccccgccagcaaaaccaggggcccagaggaaatttgggggggggcccaggcccccatgtagctatgccactgctcccaaGAGAAAGACAATTAAAATGCTTATTTCATACATATTAAAATGTAATGCAACTCATTTCTGTGCATTGGACCTGTCATGATCCCAGTCCTTAGTTTGCTTCCACTTTATTTGGGAACAAATGTCATTAATACTTTCAGCTCAAGAGCTATGTTAATATATGAGACTACTTATATCTTACTTTGTGAATATTGTTCAAAGTAGGACAACCCAATGCTCAAaagtttttttaattaatttgaaTGTTAAAGAATAAGCAGGCTCACGTGAATTCTATTAAGACTTCAGCAGCGACTTGTTTCACAAGGACCACTCTACTCTTGATTTGTCTGCCTCTTCACAAGTCAACAGCAATTAGAACTTCCTTGCATTTTAATAATTTATATCCAAAGATCATATTTTTTCAGAATCTTTTTTCAGAATGAAAATATTGAATCAATGCTACTTAGCTTCAGCATGAAGATTCACTCTGTATGAGACTTCTAGCCTATATGCGGCATGTTTCACAAATGCTGCTTCAGGGCTCGGTCCATTTTCCAACACACGCTGACCATATCTGAATCCGCAAAGGTGAATCAAGGGTAGAGTGGCCCTTGTGAAACAAGTCGCTGCTGAGGTCTTAATAGAATTCACATGAGCCTGCTCATTCTTTaacattaaaaacttttttgagcGTTGGGTTGTCCTACTTTGGATTTCATATGTTGCCCCGCCTTGAAGACTATTTTGGTCAATTAATTGTGATTTTGAGGATATTATGAGCATAAAACTACGGCTAACACCCATTGCAAAAGGAACCCACTGCACTTCTGAACCTGTAACTTCCACCCTGTCTTTACATCTCTTCTCAGTTTAGATTGGAGTTAGTCAACACCCTTCTCAGTAGTTGAATTAAATTcaaatacagtaggtattttcatgTCCCTAGAATAGGTTTTATGAATAATGTTCATGCATCCTCCAAGACTTGGGATGTACTGATCAGTAACTTACACCATTTGTAACTCATTGATTATAGGaataaaaatttatattttgaTTACCAGCTACATGCCCTCTCTGAAAGACATAAACAGTAACTaataatagtagtaataataataataaacacaatCAAAGAAACCCTCTCACCTGCGAGGCCTAGTCCTTGGAGACATCATTTCATTCCCGAGTACGTGATACCGTCGAGCTTCATGCAGTAGCTGATAGCAATCAGGAGAATTCTGGATCAGCTGGTCTACCTCCACTGTCTGAACAAAGTAGTTTGGATGCAATAATGGAAGTCTGACATGTGTCAGCAGTTCCTGCAGCATGGGCCGTCTTATGTCAACATGGTGATATACCCATCGCATAACGGCTTCAAATACCATCTCTTCTTTACTGATAACTAAATCATCACTGCAAATGTAATCTATAAGCTCAGCCTTGTCAAGCTCTAGAAACTCTTCATGTTGGGCCACAACCTCAAATGTCTGCTGTGCATAATTTCTGCATTTGGTGAAGAGAGTTTTAAGTGAGTGTGTATCAGCAAAGCGCTGGATCCCAAGGCAATTGCAAGGATCCAACTGCTCCTCCAAGAATTTGGCACAAGCATCACGAAGGACATTTATCTGAAAAAGACTGGATGTTTCAAAAATATATTGCACATTGTCAGTGGTAATTTTCACCTTCCCTGTGTAGACATATTGTAAAAAGCAATCCATAGCTTCAGCAAATACTCCATTAATCTCCACTAGCATTTCACGGCTTTCTCGGTGGTCATTGCAAAACATGGCTCTGAAGTAGCTACTGCAAGCAGAGAGAATTGCTCGATGACAGGGAAATTCTCTTCCTTCCACACAAATGATGACATCAGTAAACAAACGGCTGTCCCGGAACTCATTAAATACCTGGAGAATGCTTTCTGCATGGGAAGATCCTGATGAGAAGTCAAAGACTTCATGGCCTGTTAATGACTTCTGTTCCATTTCAAAAATTTTCCGTTTAGTTGCTGGGGAATCCCGGACCCCTACATCTTGTCTGTTTAGTCGCCGACCCAATATTAGCACCATTTTCAGGCCTGATCTCTAGTCAGTTGTTAAGGAAAGGCTGCTTCCTCCACTGATTGATCAGTACAAGAGAAGAACGTCTCTACCAGCTGAGCTGTGGGGCAGAATTATTAAAACAAGTCAGTTCTAAATCCTATTAGACACAGGCTGCTCTAttataataaaaatgtttatcAAAATAGATTTTGAATCCAACATAGAAAGTCACAGTAACCAGAAATGTCCaaactgctgttctacttccacAGACTTCCCCCATGAGTAGCATTTGAGAAGACACAAATTATGCTCCAAACATTACCAGAATCATGTAACTCCTTTTAGTTTCTTAGAATTCCAAAAAAGAAAGGGCACTTTCCCTTCTCAGAACAGTCATGGGTTTTGCTATGTGATTACAGATATAGCTTTAAATTCCTCTGTGTGGAATGCTCATTAGACTGTGCTCATTTGACATAGAAGAATAATAACATCATAATGATATTCTAAATTCTGTGCAGTTTTTAAACTGATCCTGATATTATGTAAGCCTTAGCGGGATAATTCTATAGGGATCTGCCTAGTTTTAGGCAGCAGAAAGGCATATGCATatataaatgacctcttatagacTTCTGACTAATGAGAAAGTACACATCATGATTCAATGGTATTTACTTTGACAGTGGGCACGTGTATGGGCAAAGTGTACAAGTATGTGTataaattatagcattctatcatttacatggatatgtgCTAGCATCCAGGTGTAggcatttacactagctctatggctgatgtGATTGCAACTTTAACAAATGCACGTTTTCAgccatttgtgctagtattctatgagaGATTTAGGTACCTgctattctttatagaatatgtttcaaACAGGCGCCATTTCCAGCACCTCTAATGGGCACCTTATTTTAGAATTACCCTCAAGGTGTGCTTCATTGGCACAATAATTCTAATGGTACAAACTAGAAGAATAATGATCTGAAGACAAGTAGAAAGTTGGAGTGTCAGATTAGCCGTGGGAATGTCATTCCACATCTGCAGATTTGAATGTCAACATGGGCTCATACTGAATGAAGTTCCAGCATGAATATGGAGAGGCTGGTGCATGCAAAAGTACTATCAATCTTCCTCCAGTTCAATCATTTGTGACTTAGAATGACCAATTCTACATGTCACGTcttccaaaagcaggaactaggatcatgagcccttgggccactgccgaggagcagcagtggcaggcaaaaccaccccacacagcaataagacagaactctgacagggctagctagacttcacctgcacttgaccaccgttcctcaggagttgagcccctgggtgcaggtggccagcaggacttgccggacagggccggaactggacaacagcaggatacacacagggactaaaacacacagggaggctaggcagaatactagactaggactttcagacagacaagggacagaactgaaagctgcaagcagccactgaaacagggaataaacactgatagacaagagacagaactgaaagctgcaagcagccactgaacaaacacaggcaaccaagaactagacaaagacatacaaacaagaaacaatactgggaaacaagcaatacagaacacaaagctacacaaagactaaactagaatcaggcaagtaTTACAAACtataactggactaggcagaagtgcaccagcacccccaacataccagggccttaggcaatgcaaaggcaaagcagagaatttccaactggctaataagcccagcagcagctgagactcactgCAGCAAACACCAGGCAACTACGGCTGTAGTAGGTTCaaccaaagcaagcaagtctggcagcccggaagatccggaccggactgaaagctggaacgggtgacaataaccagacagtccattgcagccaccaggtctggccaccaggtggcgagaggaaggagagcacgaagCATGGGCACAACCATGACAGTACAACAGTCTCCTGCTCCAATGATGTACTAACAACTTCTTATCGAGGGATTTCTTCAACTTCCCCATATAGTGAATAGTAAAGAAAGGTCAACAGAATAAGGAGAGGTGAacatatacctaaaaatgagacTGATAACTGCAGCACAGCACATTTGGACTACAGACAGGATGACTCACAGCCAATATACAATAactaaagggaaaggaaagggggtgagagtgagaggagtggcctagtggttagggtggtggactttggtcctggggaactgaggaactgagttcaattcccacttcaggcacaggcagctccttgtgactctgggcaagtcacttaaccctccattgccccaggtacaaataagtacctgtatacaatatgtacgccgcattgagcctgccatgagtgggaaagcgcggggtacaaatgtaacaaaaataaaaaaatatactcTTTTTGGTGGTtagaatcaaagtggtttatatattatatacttgtacttattttgtacctgggaaatggaggattaagtgacttgcccagagtcacaaggagctgcagtgggaatcaaacccatttccctggctctcaggccactgcactaaccattaggctacaaatAAATGATCATCTGTAGCTCTGAAATGGAAGCAGTTACACATTGCCAGGTGTAAGATGCCAAAGGGAGAAGGCCTGTACATAGAAAGGCACAATAAGGCACATGGCTCCTCCAATGGAAGCTGTTTAAACACTAATACTGTAGTACCAGAGGAAAAAAACTGGGATCATGATGCAAACAGAATTGTGCACAGGAGAATAAGCTGTATTCACCTGGGATATTCCCATTCCAACCGATAGAAAGTGTGACTCAAGAAAACCAGACATTGTAGTaatactgaaaaagaaaaaaaaacagttctctATGATAAATTAAGATTTATTATCACGTATcaaaaaataagaacaaaagaatataagaatataagcgttgtcatactaggaaagacaaaaggtccat
This window harbors:
- the KLHL24 gene encoding kelch-like protein 24 yields the protein MVLILGRRLNRQDVGVRDSPATKRKIFEMEQKSLTGHEVFDFSSGSSHAESILQVFNEFRDSRLFTDVIICVEGREFPCHRAILSACSSYFRAMFCNDHRESREMLVEINGVFAEAMDCFLQYVYTGKVKITTDNVQYIFETSSLFQINVLRDACAKFLEEQLDPCNCLGIQRFADTHSLKTLFTKCRNYAQQTFEVVAQHEEFLELDKAELIDYICSDDLVISKEEMVFEAVMRWVYHHVDIRRPMLQELLTHVRLPLLHPNYFVQTVEVDQLIQNSPDCYQLLHEARRYHVLGNEMMSPRTRPRRSTGFSEVIVVVGGCERVGGFNLPYTECYDPVTGEWKSLAKLPEFTKSEYAVCALRNDVLVSGGRINSRDVWMYNSQLNIWIRVASLNKGRWRHKMTVLLGKVYVVGGYDGQSRLSSVECYDSFSNRWSEVTPLKEAVSSPAVISCVSKLFVIGGGPDDNTCSDKVQCYEPDSNTWLLRAPIPVAKRCITAVSLNNLIYVAGGLTKAIYCYDPLEDYWIHVQNTFSRQENCGMSVCNGKIFILGGRGENGDATDTILCYDPATGIITGVAAMPRPVSYHGCVTIHRYNENTLRL